One window of the Danaus plexippus chromosome 25, MEX_DaPlex, whole genome shotgun sequence genome contains the following:
- the LOC116775117 gene encoding facilitated trehalose transporter Tret1-like, translated as MVSLVKETKIGNTYRQWIFALLANFTLFTYGMDCGWISPMTKILQSNESPTGQAITDNDLSWIASSLSIAAIFGVSIYTFISDYFGRKISVICIAVPQAISWTIRLCYPTTITLILSRVLSGLSAGGCFIIVPMYVKEISQDDIRGVLGTLVILLQTTGLLFMYIIGTYLSYYTVTVITLTISIAVTLFVLKAPESPAFLVKLEKYEEAAETVAYLRGLNKNDKIVQNVTDCMKSEETLFKSLPNISLASIFKNRSWRRGLFLITATFVFHGLNGSYVIVTYASTILISTGVKFEISPEIQTFSFPIFMIVGSLSLAAIVEKVGRKPLLIGSFLVTAICMALIVIMMILQERGVSIPSWLPVLAIILAVSMYGAGVSPIPYIIMTEMFSFQIRAKAMGMVVTFAWSLTSLLVISYTPLNNYIAPYAPFILYAVINFLGSIFTLLFIPETRAKTEEQINAILETGIIAKNSHK; from the exons GGCAATGGATTTTTGCCTTATTAG CAAATTTTACACTCTTTACGTATGGAATGGACTGTGGATGGATTTCGCCAATGACTAAGATATTACAATCAAACGAATCTCCAACAGGACAAGCAATTACTGACAATGATTTATCTTGGATAGCCAGTTCTTTGAGTATAGCAGCAATTTTTGGAGTATCCATCTATACGTTTATTTCGGATTATTTTGGAAGAAAGATAAGCGTTATATGTATTGCTGTTCCGCAAGCA ATTTCATGGACCATAAGACTATGCTATCCGACCACCATTACATTGATTTTATCAAGAGTTTTATCAGGGTTATCGGCTGGtggatgttttattatagttccCATGTACGTAAAAGAAATAAGTCAAGATGATATAAGAGGAGTTCTAGGAACATTGGTTATATTATTGCAAACAACAGGTTTACTTTTCATGTACATCATTGGGACATACTTGAGTTATTACACAGTCACAGTGATTACCTTAACCATCTCTATTGCTGTAACATTATTTGTACTTAAGGCTCCCGAATCACCAGCTTTTCTTGTGAAGCTAGAGAAATATgaa GAAGCAGCAGAAACGGTCGCATATCTTAGGGGTCTGAATAAAAACGACAAAATTGTCCAAAACGTAACGGATTGCATGAAATCTGAAGAAaccttatttaaatcattgccAAATATTTCGTTGGCTAGTATTT TCAAGAACAGATCCTGGCGTCGCGGGTTGTTTCTTATTACTGCAACCTTCGTGTTTCACGGCTTGAATGGATCCTATGTCATTGTAACCTACGCTTCGACTATTCTAATTTCTACTGGAGTTAAATTCGAAATCAGTCCAGAAATACAGACTTTCAGTTTTCCCATCTTTATGATTGTGGGTTCGTTGTCACTTGCAGCTATCGTAGAAAAAGTCGGGAGAAAG CCTTTGCTAATAGGTTCATTTTTAGTAACAGCCATTTGTATGGCTCTTATAGtaataatgatgatattaCAAGAACGAGGTGTGAGTATACCATCGTGGTTGCCAGTTTTAGCCATCATTTTGGCGGTCTCAATGTATGGTGCTGGCGTATCTCCTATACCATATATCATAATGACAGAGATGTTTAGTTTTCAA ATTCGAGCGAAAGCAATGGGCATGGTTGTCACTTTCGCCTGGTCGTTGACTTCTCTATTAGTTATATCATATACACCATTGAATAATTACATAGCGCCATACGCACCATTCATATTATATGCGGTTATTAATTTCTTGGGTTCCATTTTCACCTTACTGTTCATCCCAGAGACGAGAGCAAAGACCGAAGAACAAATCAATGCTATTTTAGAAACTGGAATAATTGCCAAAAATAGTCATAAATGA